A portion of the Sphaerochaeta pleomorpha str. Grapes genome contains these proteins:
- a CDS encoding [Fe-Fe] hydrogenase large subunit C-terminal domain-containing protein, translating to MIHPIYTELTECRDCYKCVRSCPVKAIQVKDGSAVVVKDRCIYCGHCVDTCPSHAKKIRNDIARVQLFLKSGRKVYCSLAPSVSSEFPQSVDALLVALKRLGFTGISETAIGATLVSAGIERYAEEHGGECPWISTACPTVVQLVKKYYPQLVPNLSKMPSPLQCHSAYLRSLYGEDIGIVFIGPCIAKKVEADDTPGYPDFALTFGELRTWLERENLDLDTIENELDAHQVEIPPFVPCSAGKSTLYPVEGGMIASMKWGSDPFQTKAVAISGSEQVLGTLRELQPLGSGQNADFLELLFCEGGCINGPGSIPGKSSAFKKGYASRFTRRRIEKPIETFQAPPSFVERLLKEGYRIIREPEVGISALPGVFSAKHKEDEIQKALKALGKTDRSDELDCGGCGYNSCREMAIAYLDGMAEPEMCVTKMRKEAQSKIDVLLRTIPIGVVIADDQLRIVDCNSGFLNLFGDVDYPVEKEILDLISGLPLERFVPFIDKFQEQFSNAKTEQYRLHYKDKFLRVTFFSVEKQRLVGALFEDITTPTVRRETVVKKAEDVIQKSLETVQQIASLLGENAADTEIMLNSLIDAFKVPGNGEIDGFTRDDQQDFS from the coding sequence ATGATTCATCCGATTTACACTGAACTGACAGAATGCCGGGATTGCTATAAATGTGTTCGCTCTTGTCCTGTAAAAGCCATTCAGGTAAAGGATGGGTCGGCTGTCGTAGTAAAAGACCGGTGTATTTATTGTGGCCATTGTGTCGATACCTGTCCTTCCCATGCAAAGAAAATCAGAAATGATATTGCACGGGTACAACTCTTTTTGAAAAGCGGGAGAAAGGTATACTGCAGCCTTGCCCCATCGGTGTCCTCCGAGTTTCCCCAGTCGGTAGACGCTTTGCTCGTTGCCCTGAAGCGATTGGGGTTCACTGGAATCAGTGAAACTGCCATAGGGGCTACCCTTGTCAGTGCCGGTATCGAAAGATATGCAGAGGAACATGGTGGGGAATGCCCTTGGATTTCTACAGCCTGCCCCACTGTCGTGCAGTTAGTGAAAAAATATTATCCACAACTGGTTCCCAATCTAAGCAAAATGCCTTCCCCCTTGCAGTGCCATAGCGCCTACCTAAGGTCTCTTTATGGGGAGGATATCGGTATTGTGTTTATCGGCCCCTGTATTGCAAAGAAAGTGGAAGCTGACGATACCCCAGGATACCCCGATTTTGCCCTTACTTTCGGGGAATTGAGGACTTGGCTTGAGAGGGAGAACCTTGATCTCGATACCATAGAGAATGAGTTGGATGCCCACCAAGTGGAAATTCCGCCGTTTGTGCCCTGTTCTGCAGGCAAGTCGACACTCTACCCGGTTGAGGGTGGAATGATTGCTTCCATGAAATGGGGTAGCGATCCTTTTCAAACCAAGGCAGTGGCTATCAGTGGTTCTGAACAGGTTCTTGGAACCTTGAGGGAATTACAGCCACTGGGCTCTGGCCAGAATGCAGATTTTTTGGAGCTGCTTTTTTGTGAGGGGGGTTGTATCAACGGTCCTGGGAGTATCCCCGGCAAATCTTCGGCATTTAAGAAAGGGTATGCAAGCAGATTTACAAGAAGGCGTATAGAAAAACCAATAGAGACCTTCCAGGCTCCTCCTTCTTTTGTGGAGAGACTACTCAAGGAAGGGTATAGGATTATCAGGGAACCCGAAGTCGGTATATCCGCTCTGCCAGGAGTGTTTTCAGCAAAACACAAGGAAGACGAAATCCAGAAGGCTCTCAAAGCCTTGGGGAAAACAGATAGGAGTGACGAACTCGATTGTGGTGGGTGTGGCTATAATAGTTGCCGGGAAATGGCGATTGCCTATCTTGACGGCATGGCGGAACCCGAAATGTGTGTAACCAAAATGCGTAAAGAAGCCCAGAGCAAAATTGATGTTCTTCTAAGGACTATACCCATTGGTGTCGTAATAGCCGATGACCAGCTTCGTATCGTAGACTGCAACAGCGGTTTTCTCAATCTTTTCGGGGATGTAGATTATCCTGTTGAAAAAGAAATCCTGGACCTTATCAGTGGGTTGCCCCTTGAGCGGTTTGTCCCTTTCATTGATAAGTTCCAAGAACAGTTTTCGAATGCGAAAACCGAGCAATACCGATTACATTACAAGGACAAATTTCTTCGGGTTACCTTTTTCTCCGTTGAGAAACAGAGGTTGGTAGGGGCTTTATTTGAAGATATCACCACGCCTACGGTCCGAAGGGAGACTGTCGTCAAAAAGGCTGAGGATGTTATCCAGAAGAGTCTGGAGACGGTCCAGCAGATTGCCTCTCTGCTGGGAGAGAACGCCGCCGATACGGAAATAATGCTCAATAGCCTCATTGATGCATTCAAAGTACCGGGTAACGGGGAGATTGATGGATTTACCCGCGATGACCAACAGGATTTTTCATGA
- a CDS encoding SpoIIE family protein phosphatase produces the protein MNDIFIDVDYAQMYKHGQQIGGDVFLLSRNPESDQIVCTLSDGLGSGVKANVLASLTAHMAHKLSFSPMDLTHSAKIIMNTLPVCKERKISYSTFTIADIRHLSLDDIRVNLVEYDNPLSLHFKGSECLSWNREKIDLMREGAFKKEELICSHFKLEVGDRLIMFSDGVTQAGLGKALPLGWRLDGVKKYAAQVIEKNPGISSHDLSLAIVQKANTLDGLSSKDDITCVAVYVRAPRRTVVVTGPPFTKDKDALLGEKLKQFEGKKIVSGGTTALIVSRLFDKKLKVDMHCWSPDVPPSSTMEGVDLVTEGMLTLSKVANVLEAKTPTNKLPCDAVKKFVEILQDSDQVHFIVGTKINEAHQDPNIPVEIGIRRTIIGRLRKALEDNYLKETSQEYL, from the coding sequence ATGAATGATATTTTCATCGATGTAGACTATGCACAGATGTACAAGCATGGTCAGCAAATTGGAGGAGACGTATTTCTCTTGTCCCGTAATCCTGAGAGCGATCAGATTGTCTGTACGCTCAGTGATGGGTTGGGAAGTGGCGTAAAAGCCAATGTATTGGCCAGCCTGACAGCACATATGGCACATAAATTGAGCTTCAGTCCAATGGATCTTACACACTCTGCGAAGATTATCATGAATACTCTTCCGGTCTGCAAGGAAAGGAAGATAAGCTACTCGACCTTTACCATTGCCGATATCCGTCACCTTTCCCTTGACGATATTCGAGTGAACCTTGTTGAATATGACAACCCGCTTTCCCTGCATTTCAAGGGGAGTGAGTGTCTTTCCTGGAACCGTGAGAAGATTGACCTGATGCGTGAGGGAGCCTTCAAGAAAGAAGAGCTGATCTGTTCCCATTTTAAACTTGAGGTCGGCGACCGTCTCATTATGTTCAGCGATGGGGTGACCCAGGCGGGTCTGGGCAAGGCATTGCCTTTGGGGTGGCGACTGGATGGAGTGAAGAAATATGCTGCACAGGTAATAGAGAAGAATCCGGGGATTTCGTCCCATGATCTTTCTCTTGCCATCGTCCAGAAAGCAAATACCTTGGATGGATTATCTTCCAAGGATGATATTACTTGTGTGGCTGTGTATGTCAGGGCTCCGAGGAGAACAGTCGTAGTGACTGGACCTCCGTTTACCAAAGACAAGGATGCCTTGCTTGGTGAAAAACTAAAGCAATTCGAAGGCAAGAAAATTGTTAGTGGCGGCACTACTGCCTTGATCGTTTCCCGGCTGTTTGACAAAAAGCTTAAAGTTGACATGCATTGTTGGTCACCGGATGTCCCCCCTTCCTCCACCATGGAGGGTGTCGACTTGGTAACAGAGGGGATGCTTACCCTTAGCAAGGTAGCAAATGTTTTGGAGGCAAAGACTCCGACGAATAAGCTCCCCTGCGATGCCGTAAAGAAATTTGTTGAGATTTTGCAGGATAGTGACCAAGTGCATTTCATTGTAGGAACTAAAATCAACGAGGCTCACCAGGACCCCAACATTCCTGTGGAAATCGGGATCAGGCGGACCATTATCGGTAGGCTGCGGAAAGCCCTCGAAGATAATTATTTAAAAGAAACCTCGCAAGAATACTTGTAG